Genomic segment of Streptomyces sp. NBC_01210:
ACTTCATCGCCGCGTCGATCGACGGCTTCATCGGAGCCCCGGACGGCAAGGCGGACTTCTTCACACAGTTCGTGACCGGGGACTTCCTCGAGTACCTCAGGACGGAATGCCCGGACACCCTGCCGACCATGGGGCGCCAGGCGCTCGGTGTGGACGACGCGCCGAACAGCGAGTTCGACGTGATCATCCAGGGTCGGGCCAGCTATGACCTCGCCCTGGACATCAAGGTCACCAGCCCGTACGCACATCTGCGGGAGTACGTGGCGTCCCGGAGCATCAAGGAGTCGCCCGACCCGCATGTGGAGATCGTCTCCGGCGATGTGGTGGCCAAGATCCGGGAGCTCAAGCAGGAGGACGGGCTCGGCATCTACCTGTGCGGCGGTGCGAACCTGGCGGGACAACTGATGGGCGAGGTCGACGAGCTCGTCATCAAGACCTACCCGGTGATCCTTGGCGCGGGCATGCCCATGTTCGCCGCAGAGTTCGGCATCGGTGAGTTCGCGCTCGACTCCGTGCGCACCTTCGACAATGGCGTGATCGTCAGGAAGTACCGCAGGGAGCTGTGACCGCAGGGCTGTCCGGTCTGCCCATACCGCCATATCCTGGAGGTATGGGCAGCGAAGGGCGCCGGATCGTCCGCCGCCCGCAGGCCGAGGAGAAGGTGTGCCCCGCCTGCGGACAGCCTGTCGGCACGGCCATCAGACGACACAAGACGCTAGGGACTTTCGTCCCCGTGTGGGGCCCTGGCCCCTGCCGTAATCCGGAATGCCCCGAGCACGCCGAGGAAGTGGTCGAGAAGCCGTACAGGTGGCCGAACAGGAAGGCGGCCCACCGGTCGGCCGAGAAGCCGGCCAAGAAGCCGGTGGAGTACTCGGCCGAGAAGGCGAACGAGAACGTGGCCGGGAAGCCGGTCGACCGACCGGGTGACTGAGGTCGACGCGGGGCCCGGCAAGGAGCCCGGCGCAGGGGTCGGGACCACCTGAGGCATCCCTGCTGTTCGGCGGAAGGAGTCGTACCGCTACAGTCCGCGCCATGTCATCGGAGTCGACGGAAGTCTGGGCGGGCTGGTACCGCGACCGGCTGGGCGCGGAAGCGGTCACGATAGCGGCGCACGGGCAGCAACTGCGCACGCACATCAGGGGAATCGAGTACGAAGGGGCGACTTTCGCCACCCTCGAGCCGGTGGGCCTGAGCGGCGTGCTGTCCTCCTGCGTACTGGAGTGGGACATGCCCTTGCCCGTCCACTCGGACGGCTCGGTCCAACGGGCCACGCTCAGCTGCCTGTTGACGCTGGGCGAGGCACAGCCGGACGGGCAGCTCGACCGCGCCGACCTCAATCTGACCCTGCACTACGGCGGAGCCGCGTACGAATCCGGCGTCGCCGGTGGTGACTTCGACGACGCCCTCAGCCGTATCCGAGGCCAGCTGCCGCCCGGTGCGGAGCTCGGGCAATCGGCGCCGGTGGGTACCTGACGGAGGCCCTCAGCGCACTCCGTTCCAGCCCCAGCGCGGCGTCGGGCCCGGATCGCCGAGATCCGTGCCCACCGCGTCGGCCGAGACCCCACGGGCGATCTTCGTACCCCAGTCGAAGTACTCCACCACCCGGCGGCGCAGCAGCTCGTCGTCCGGGAGCTCCTTCGCCACCGCGTCCGTCATCAGCTCCATCCAGCGCAGCCGCTGCTCCTCGGTGATCGAGAGCCCGAGGTGGGCGCGGAGCAGGGCCTGGTGGCCGCCGAGCTCGGCGGTGAAGCGGGCAGGTCCGTCGAAGACCTCGGCCAGCCACACGGCGACATGC
This window contains:
- a CDS encoding dihydrofolate reductase family protein is translated as MRKLSYFIAASIDGFIGAPDGKADFFTQFVTGDFLEYLRTECPDTLPTMGRQALGVDDAPNSEFDVIIQGRASYDLALDIKVTSPYAHLREYVASRSIKESPDPHVEIVSGDVVAKIRELKQEDGLGIYLCGGANLAGQLMGEVDELVIKTYPVILGAGMPMFAAEFGIGEFALDSVRTFDNGVIVRKYRREL
- a CDS encoding DUF6304 family protein, translated to MSSESTEVWAGWYRDRLGAEAVTIAAHGQQLRTHIRGIEYEGATFATLEPVGLSGVLSSCVLEWDMPLPVHSDGSVQRATLSCLLTLGEAQPDGQLDRADLNLTLHYGGAAYESGVAGGDFDDALSRIRGQLPPGAELGQSAPVGT
- a CDS encoding group II truncated hemoglobin, whose product is MTEETDRPDERPATLYEAVGGADALRRLSNTFYDAVLTDPLLAPVFADFTPTHIEHVAVWLAEVFDGPARFTAELGGHQALLRAHLGLSITEEQRLRWMELMTDAVAKELPDDELLRRRVVEYFDWGTKIARGVSADAVGTDLGDPGPTPRWGWNGVR